In Methanobacterium paludis, the following proteins share a genomic window:
- the ilvD gene encoding dihydroxy-acid dehydratase, with amino-acid sequence MRSDIIKKGLQRAPHRSLLRACGLTDQEMNKPFIGVANSFTEIVPGHIHLNKLSEAVKKGITEAGGVAFEFNTMAICDGIAMNHEGMRYSLASREIIADTVESVTMAHQFDALVLIPTCDKVVPGMLMAAARLDIPAIVVTGGPMLPGEFQGKPVDFINVSEGVGAVLSGKMSEKELDELEKCACPGAGSCAGLFTANTMACLTEAMGMSLTGCATAHAVSDKKLQIAEASGRKIIELLEKNITPSQIMTQKAFENAVAADLALGGSTNTTLHIPAIASELEGINANLELFDDLSHKIPHITAIRPSGSHRMLDLENAGGIPGVLSVLKDKLHTDALTCTGKTLEENIEDIVVLDHDVIRPLDNPIHEEGGIAVLKGNLAPNGSVVKQGAVNSDMMVHEGPAKVFNSEEECVDAITGGQIKEGDVIVIRYEGPKGGPGMREMLNPTSAISGMGIKSVALITDGRFSGGTRGPCVGHVSPEAMENGPIAAVRNGDIIKIDIPNRTLEFAVEENEIKKRVQNAVKPERKVKGWLSRYMKLASSADKGAVLR; translated from the coding sequence ATGAGAAGTGATATCATTAAAAAAGGCCTTCAGAGGGCTCCTCACAGATCTTTACTAAGGGCCTGCGGATTAACAGACCAAGAAATGAACAAACCATTTATAGGTGTGGCCAACAGTTTCACGGAAATAGTTCCAGGTCACATTCATCTCAACAAATTATCAGAAGCCGTAAAAAAAGGCATAACTGAAGCTGGTGGTGTAGCATTTGAATTTAACACCATGGCCATATGCGACGGTATAGCTATGAACCATGAAGGTATGCGCTACTCCCTGGCATCAAGGGAAATAATCGCCGATACTGTGGAAAGCGTTACCATGGCACATCAATTCGATGCGCTGGTACTCATACCAACCTGCGACAAGGTTGTCCCTGGAATGCTCATGGCAGCAGCCAGACTTGACATACCTGCAATAGTGGTCACAGGAGGTCCAATGCTGCCTGGGGAATTCCAGGGCAAACCTGTGGACTTCATAAATGTTTCTGAGGGTGTGGGTGCAGTTTTATCGGGTAAAATGTCCGAAAAAGAACTGGATGAGCTGGAGAAATGTGCATGCCCTGGTGCTGGATCCTGTGCCGGTCTTTTCACTGCCAACACAATGGCCTGCCTGACAGAAGCAATGGGAATGAGCCTAACAGGTTGCGCAACAGCCCATGCTGTTTCTGACAAAAAACTGCAGATTGCAGAGGCTTCAGGAAGGAAGATAATAGAACTTCTGGAGAAAAACATCACCCCCTCCCAGATAATGACACAGAAAGCGTTTGAAAATGCTGTGGCTGCTGATCTAGCCCTTGGTGGGTCAACCAACACCACACTACACATACCAGCAATTGCAAGCGAACTTGAAGGCATAAATGCAAACCTCGAACTTTTCGATGATCTAAGCCACAAAATACCCCATATAACTGCAATAAGACCAAGTGGATCCCACAGAATGCTGGATCTGGAGAATGCTGGGGGTATACCCGGAGTTTTAAGTGTTTTAAAGGACAAACTACATACAGACGCACTAACGTGCACAGGTAAAACACTTGAAGAAAACATTGAAGACATTGTGGTTTTGGACCATGATGTAATAAGGCCTCTGGACAATCCAATACATGAAGAAGGAGGAATAGCGGTTCTAAAAGGAAACCTTGCACCTAACGGATCCGTTGTTAAGCAGGGTGCTGTAAACTCAGATATGATGGTGCATGAAGGGCCTGCAAAGGTATTTAACAGCGAAGAAGAGTGTGTAGACGCTATCACAGGCGGCCAGATCAAAGAGGGAGATGTCATTGTTATCAGGTACGAGGGACCTAAAGGAGGTCCTGGAATGCGTGAAATGCTCAACCCAACTTCTGCAATATCAGGTATGGGAATTAAATCCGTTGCACTCATAACCGATGGAAGATTCTCAGGCGGTACAAGAGGCCCGTGTGTCGGCCATGTTTCACCGGAAGCAATGGAAAACGGTCCTATAGCTGCTGTTCGAAACGGTGACATCATAAAGATAGATATTCCAAACAGGACCCTTGAATTTGCAGTTGAGGAAAATGAAATTAAAAAACGGGTCCAAAATGCTGTTAAACCTGAAAGAAAAGTTAAAGGATGGCTTTCAAGATATATGAAGCTTGCAAGTTCAGCAGATAAGGGAGCTGTTCTAAGATAA
- a CDS encoding nitroreductase family protein: MENEVLNTIKNRKSVRNYLDKHISREDLETLIKAGMAAPSAVDLRPWAFIAVMDKSNLISLADVMPFGKMLPNAGAAVVVCGIPEKSVPGAPEYWIQDCSAASENILLAAESMGLGTVWLGVHPIPERVEGVRNILNIPENVVPLNIISIGYPKGLEKPRDKFNPENIHWDKW; the protein is encoded by the coding sequence GTGGAAAATGAAGTATTAAACACCATAAAAAATCGTAAAAGTGTTAGAAATTATCTGGATAAACACATCAGCAGAGAAGACCTGGAAACTTTGATAAAAGCAGGTATGGCCGCCCCAAGTGCAGTTGATTTAAGACCATGGGCTTTTATAGCTGTTATGGATAAATCAAACCTCATTTCCCTGGCTGATGTAATGCCTTTTGGTAAGATGCTCCCAAATGCAGGCGCAGCCGTGGTTGTCTGTGGCATTCCTGAAAAATCTGTACCGGGTGCTCCAGAATACTGGATTCAGGATTGTTCTGCTGCTTCAGAGAATATTCTCCTGGCTGCAGAGTCTATGGGACTTGGAACTGTCTGGTTGGGAGTTCATCCCATTCCAGAACGAGTTGAAGGTGTTAGGAATATTCTGAACATCCCTGAAAATGTTGTTCCTCTAAACATCATTTCAATAGGTTACCCTAAAGGTTTAGAAAAGCCCAGAGACAAATTCAACCCTGAAAATATTCATTGGGACAAGTGGTAA
- a CDS encoding ABC1 kinase family protein, translated as MIHDDTLPDLKRLTEILRILAKYEFGSVVEKIGLKNQLPLSERFKKGSSIDEFDSSVSERLRMVLEELGTTFIKLGQILSTRPDLVGEELAQEFSKLQDSTPAFEFEKIKSVIEEQLKSPLDEVFSKFNEVPLASASVGQVHQAVLKNKSNVAVKVQRPGLERQVNQDIRLMHYLADLIDRRIPKWKYYNLPGIVDEFERSILKEMDYGQESRNSKRFKEIFKGDRTVYVPKIYNEHSTTKVLTMEFIDGVKVRDIMESDGSEDKFNRKLIAKRGAESYFKQILIHGFFHADPHPSNIYVLKHNIICFLDFGMMGSIDEESREDLAELFIFIINNDVNGIINQLIYMGILSESVDRKSIKYDLMDLMDKYIGTEIKQVGNVLQDLSSSNILEKYQIKFPKEFVLLSRVITMMEDTGQKLDPEFNGVEIAKPFVKKLLVRKLNPARLLDFIGENIFEFEHLMKIFPRSISKTLMKLEEGKINIEMEHKNLDIISGSLDRITNRISLALIISALIIGSSLIMQTNKGILLLGFPFLGIIGFVISAVLGMALVISILRYRQI; from the coding sequence ATGATTCATGATGATACATTACCAGATCTCAAAAGACTGACAGAAATTCTAAGAATTCTGGCCAAATACGAGTTTGGAAGCGTAGTTGAAAAGATAGGGCTAAAAAACCAGCTTCCTCTATCTGAACGATTTAAGAAAGGTAGTTCTATTGATGAATTTGACAGTTCAGTTTCAGAAAGACTCAGAATGGTTTTAGAAGAACTGGGCACCACCTTCATCAAGTTGGGACAGATATTAAGCACCAGACCAGACCTGGTGGGTGAAGAACTTGCCCAGGAATTTAGTAAACTTCAGGATTCAACTCCAGCATTTGAATTTGAAAAGATCAAATCTGTGATTGAAGAACAGCTTAAAAGTCCATTGGACGAAGTTTTCTCCAAATTTAATGAAGTTCCACTGGCTTCAGCTTCTGTTGGACAAGTCCATCAAGCTGTACTTAAAAATAAATCAAATGTTGCCGTGAAGGTTCAAAGACCCGGTCTGGAAAGGCAGGTAAATCAGGACATAAGACTTATGCACTACCTCGCCGACCTCATAGACAGGAGAATCCCCAAATGGAAGTATTACAATCTTCCAGGAATTGTGGACGAATTTGAACGATCCATATTAAAGGAGATGGATTATGGGCAGGAATCTAGGAACTCTAAGAGGTTCAAAGAAATATTCAAAGGCGACAGAACAGTTTACGTTCCTAAAATCTATAACGAACATTCCACAACCAAAGTTCTGACAATGGAGTTCATAGATGGGGTTAAAGTCCGGGACATTATGGAATCGGATGGATCGGAAGATAAATTCAATAGAAAGCTCATAGCCAAACGCGGCGCAGAATCCTACTTCAAACAGATTTTAATACACGGATTTTTTCATGCAGACCCCCATCCTAGCAACATCTACGTACTGAAACACAACATTATATGCTTTTTAGACTTTGGTATGATGGGCAGTATAGACGAGGAGTCCCGTGAAGACCTTGCAGAGCTGTTCATTTTTATAATAAACAACGATGTTAACGGAATAATAAATCAGTTAATTTACATGGGAATATTGAGTGAAAGTGTGGATAGAAAATCCATTAAATATGATCTCATGGATCTCATGGACAAGTACATCGGAACGGAAATTAAACAGGTGGGTAACGTGCTTCAGGACCTTTCAAGCTCCAATATACTTGAAAAGTACCAGATAAAATTCCCAAAAGAATTCGTGCTCCTGTCCCGCGTCATTACCATGATGGAGGACACGGGACAGAAACTGGATCCAGAGTTCAACGGTGTTGAAATAGCAAAACCATTTGTCAAAAAACTTTTAGTGCGAAAATTAAATCCAGCAAGACTCCTGGATTTTATAGGTGAAAATATCTTTGAGTTTGAACATCTGATGAAGATATTCCCTCGAAGCATAAGTAAAACCCTCATGAAACTTGAAGAAGGAAAAATAAACATTGAAATGGAACATAAAAATCTGGACATCATTTCAGGAAGCCTGGACAGGATAACCAACCGCATATCTCTTGCACTAATAATATCTGCCCTTATAATTGGTTCCTCACTTATAATGCAAACTAATAAAGGAATATTACTTCTAGGATTTCCATTTCTTGGAATAATAGGATTTGTTATAAGTGCCGTACTTGGAATGGCCCTTGTAATCTCTATTTTGAGGTACCGACAGATATAA